The Pleurodeles waltl isolate 20211129_DDA chromosome 7, aPleWal1.hap1.20221129, whole genome shotgun sequence genome contains the following window.
GCATCCGTCATAAAAAAATATCATTGCTGCAAATAAATCTACCAGCAACTTGTTCCGATCTGAAGTGGAATACATATAATTTAGACAAGGCCTCACCAATCCTGATGTACCTTCCCGTGTACTATTGCTTGAAAGAAGAAAAATCAGGGATTTATAATAAGGCATTTGCAAAACATAGTTTCATATGTAACATATGGAAAGTATGCATAGATTTCCAATAGCAAAGTTTCCTCGAGTAAGTAGAAGTCGGCTTAATGAGTGAAgtaacagcagtgcttaatttgagccagtggtttctggtgctcggcaccagcacttaattgtcaacaccgccCCTTGTCACAGTCCgccacaaggtggcgctgtctGGCTAATTCAGAGATGACCACAAcaacagttaattattaattcaatatgcATTAAAATTACTATTACCtgccgcccaagccattcttatagctttgagggCCCGGAATAGTCTgtgttgtcacacttgtaggagtgtgatggttagtagttgtgccaTTACTATTATCAGGGGCAATGTGTGTTGTAAGTTGCAGTAGCCTCTTGATGAGAGCCCTGgaactgatttttttctttttttactaattAAGCGCTGAGTGTCAGAGAAGCAGCCAGTGAAATGCAAAGCCAGtgaacctgttggacctggccctttttgcagattcatccccaaatgttttgcctccttcctcctctttgtttctgacctttttttttggctttaggactctttacCACtagtaaccaatgctaaagtgcaaatgctctctgtctaaattgttttgGTAATTAGTTTattcctgattgacatatttgattcactagtaagtccccagtacagtgcactagaggtgccagggcctgtaaatcaaatgctactagtggacctgcagctctgattgtgccagccacatgagtagccttgtaaacatggctcagacctgccactgcagagtgtgtgtgtgtgtgtgcgcagtttTTGCTGCCTGTTCGACCTGGCATGTGaatccacttgccatgcccaaaccttcccttttacttcatgtaagtcatccctaaggtaagcccaaggcagccccctgggcaaggtgcagtgtatttaaaaggtagaaaatGTATggctgtgttttacgtgtcctgaaagtgaaatactgctaaattcggttttcgttactgcaaggccaatctctctcataggttaacatggccaatgccctgaaatatcttttaagtgcagtttcccattgggtatggagtttggggtctttgaactcacaattcaaagatATATCTttcggtaaagttgttttttagattataagtttgaaaatgccacttttaggaagtaggcattttcatgctgaaccaatctgtgcctctgcctggctgctgaatagatGTAtgtgtcagactgatagttgggctgtttgcaaatttactctagactgtcacacaaagggagcagaggtgtgtcttgcatatcctgatgtggcTTCCtcggctagagtggtgggaagagtaacacctgcacctgaataaggcagtgcctgtctttacacaaagcagtctccaaccccctggaaggTGTCAGGGACCAGGACAGGGAGAGACGGGgttttgtgcattacaaagactttcctttgaagtttgcctacttcaaaggcagaaattagtttaagtattggactgctgaccccacaacttcagaacacttctggactgagaacgtTCTACCAGGGAGAGCTGCCACTATGCCTAATaatttgctgtgctggcttgctgctgctacttctgccctgggagtgaaaggactggactttgctttctacatcctgctttccaaggttctccaagggattgaactgagcttgcctcctgttgtgaagtctcagggacatcaaatacttcatctgccagtgccttcttctgctgagaatcctgattTACCAAGTGGTGCTAAATCTAGTCCTTGGGCCCtcggaagtggaagctggtgacctaaagAAAAATCTACGCACCACgctactgcagcagaaaaatcgatcCATCCcctgcaccgcagctgaaaaaCCAATGCAGTGCtggagaaattgacacatcgcctgCTTCAGCGCAAATCCATTGTTGCAGTGCAAGGAACCGAGGTGGAGTGGGTAGAAATCGACACATTGTTGTCCTGcagggaaagaatcgacgcatcacctactGGGCgggaaaagaatcgatgcacggcctcacttacgtgtaaggaatcaacgcatcgcttgcttttctgatgcatcacctctcctgctacTTTATTTTaggcacataccaggtactttgtgctaaaacaacactttcattgattcctatggattaagactcgtttcactttaaaaatgtatatcttttcgtatgtatgttggatttttgtcatttgggcttgatttattcagctaaatattggctatctttgtgaattggtgtggtgtccatttgtaatgtttttactgtgttactctgTGGGTGGGTACAAGTACCTTACACATTgactcagagataagcctgactgcttgtgtcaagctatcaAGGGGATGAGCTGGGGTTATTTTATGTGGGTGACTCTCTTACCCGACCAgagagagagggtccctacttggacagggtgtaaactaactTCCAACACACAGATAACAACATAAAAACAGATACAAACATTTACAACTGAATTCCATCTACTTACTTGTGCTTCAAAATGTACACCTAATGGTCCAATTTTAATGGCTAGAAGATGTGCTGCATTCTTAATGCAGGTTTTCAGTAAGGAAAGTAAAGCAGAAAATTAATAGAAAAGGAAAACAATTCCAAAGATATATTTGAAATGTCACTGTTCACCTACACTTGAACATGTTTAACTTACACAATGTGTAGATAAGGGAAAGCAGATGTTTATCAGCCAATACCACATTTGTATGCCAGTATATTATAAGAATCAGAGGCTGGGCACTAGTGTGTCTAGAAGTTTAGTAAATCAGGTGAACAGTTGTACATTTATACTGTTTGTAGACGTACATGAAAtatttagggtctcattacgagaccGCCAGACTAgcaatggcggtcggaccactgcacctttgatggtccgaccaccaaattacgactttggcagtcggaccgtTAAAAGACTGATGTCCCGGCCAGGTACATGGTTCCTGGCGGCATGACGGTGGtcgggcttgtaatcagccatggcgacGCATAACTCAGCACCGCCATACTGCTTACAACCCACCTTTCCGCCAGTTTTTTAATGGCTGTGAcccaaccatgaaaaggctggcgtaaaGGCAGTGCAGGGACCACCCTGCTCAGCAATATCAGAATGCGCAGTCTGCTTTgcggacagtgcacattctgagggtgctggtcagccccatctgtgctacgagatagcacacggctcctttaagggagcttaGTGCCATCtcttagcactgttcccaccggactGACAGACGGGAACGCTCTAATTCTAGTTCTCATCCGGTCAGCCAAGTTAGACTGGTGGAAAACTTGTAACAGGGCAGcggggcaccacccctaaggttgtggcatcctccccgcgagtttggcagtcccgcatTGGGACCCCCAAACTCGCAATGAGCCCCTAGTTTTTTACAGGTTGTGTGTGAGTCcgttttcttatttgtttttcaaacttcaaacattgttataaatctggaatcaatcaaaaaaattcagCTGTTTTAAACTATCGGCTACATTGTTCATATTTGCACAGTTATGGTATTTTCCAATAATGAACATCAGAACAGGTTGAGTATAAAGAAATGTGTGCATTCTTGCTGTCAAAGTACCTTCTTTTGGAGTGAGATACTTATTTTGGTAAATGTTGGTACTAGTAAAAGTTTCCTTCCATAGCCATTCAAAAGTATTTTTGTCCAATGCCCTGCAATTAAGAGGCCATGTGCAaactttaaaaagttggcatttatgTTTGTTGTCTTTTATACTAATatatattatctatctatctatctatctatctatctatctatctatctatctatttatctatctatctatctttctatctacttGTCAGAATGTTTTACAGATTGTGAAAGAGGAAGTAGCTAAATTAAGAACTAGTATACAGAGTGATAGAAGTACAGAGACCCATACtaatacttttttgcgctgcatttgcatcattttttttacgcagatTCGgctcaaacataactccatatttatattttgatgttagacatgtctaacgtcaagatataggagtttgcaccattttttggatgaatgaacctaccttgcatcaatgagatgcaaggtaggcgttcccatccaaaaaacggtgctatccccatagccccatatttattccccagtgctaaaatgatgcacgggtgggaggaggggctaaataatggggctaagcttgcttagcaccattatttaatgcctgggtcagaccaggcgttaggagacctgtggacccattccatggttaaacaccatggaatgggtccacaggtgccctccccaagccccagaaacaccccgcccccaccagagggacaccggaggatgggggaccccatcccaggtgagtccaggtaagtattttttttctatgtttttttgccaTCGAGCCCTAACTTGGGGCTCcctgtatggcacagggtgcagtggcgatccccaggggacacttgtcccctgtgctggccattggtgtggtgggtatgagtcctgtctttcctaagacaggagtcatgtttttggtgattGTGCAACGGGAAACAGTGCTAGTCTGGTTGGAGGCATTTTTttacctctaaccaggctagcgtaattttctgacgcacaatccccaccttccctactgccacccccacccggctagcgtcttttttgaagaggctagcccaagtttagcaccggctcaataaatacggcgcccggctGGCGTTGTGAAATGACACAAGCCAGCGATAAACTTTTTGCTTCAAAACTGTGTTACCGCAGTTTTGAGGCAAAGCGTATAATTATGGGTATAAGTtgcatttcaacattttcactcctACATTTAACAGACAAGCAAGCACATATTGTACTGGAATAGTTTTTGTTTATGTAGACGCAGTTGTACACATAATAAACACAGTACACTGGTGTATGCAATAATACCACACACCACACAGAAAGATACAGAATGGGATCTATTCTTCATGACTTACAAATTTAAAGCCTGATGGATGAAAGAGTTTTACTCATTCTGTTTCCATGGAGAAAGCTCCAATAGAAAATAAGGGAtgctgtaaattaaaataaaaccgTTTTGTGAATGATGTGATCCTAAATTGTTTaatagtcaaaatataaataatgtaatattaaaaatatatgaaaatagtACATATATTAATTAACTATAAAATAAAACcctattttgaatgtgaaataaaTGCAACAATATGTTTTATCAAATATAATGACTTTATTTTAAGTATTTCGATACAACACTTTTGATAATTATAAATAATAATTCTATTTTTATCTGTTGGTTGGAATTTATGTTTTAatctaaacttcagaaaaataattttaatttaatatattaccattaattttatatttattttaacttaACCTTCTtagattttgttctacatttaaaataaacgtATACGTTAATGTGCATTAACATCAAATATAAAaatcttttaaaatatttaaatttgagttaaatatttttaaataacttaCCATAAGGAGACTCCACATTTGGTGCAGAGATTTTCACATGGTACAGTATAGAGAAAAATAAAGGAAGGTTTATTTACtcgaaaataaatataaaaaatattttattgtaaatattaatGTAAGTTCATTTTCGATATTTatgttaaatgtagaacaaaatacaaATGCGAAAGCACTATTCACTTAATCTGAACTATGTCTTTAAGTAATGGAAATatattaaatgaaattaaaatgaatatttcgaagtttaaaataaaaaaatgaattcccATCCATAGAAAAAATATTCTTTTATTATGCCTTAATTAGTAAAATTATGTATATAAATAACGAAAATTAATCTATAGTTTAATAAAAATATTCTTACATTAACTTTTACATTCAAAATGGGGTTTTAAAATAATGTATAGTTCAATAATACCATGtactatttttctgtatttttaacattacattttaagtatttatttatatttttaactattttaaataatttatattaaTTCAACCATATTTCTTGTAGAGatttattttaattccctatgcCCATTATTTACCTCAGagaggtgttgcagtaccagtggttggccatgtgtagcgcAGGACATACTATTTTTTTCAGTATTAACTTACACTTTTTGTGAATAAGCAAAAGTAGTAAACCTACTCAAAACTGCAAATTATCTTTGTGAATAAGACTCAAAGTACTTAGAGCATTTTGAGTGATCAAATCACTCTCTTTACCTTAGTAAATTAttaatgtttaaataatatttcaCTTGAACTTGAATTAGAATTAACTTTGAATatagtaacttatgaactgcacataaATGCACTTTTCGTTATTAACTatgatatttaaaaaatgcttttaaggtaCTTGTCCTAACTTATTACAGTAAAATATATTTGTCCAGCCTCTACACTGTCATGCAGGGAGTGCAAAAGAGGAATACTGAAAAAGGTAATGAGGGAGTCAAAGGGGGCAATTAAATATCCCAAACAACACTTCTTTCAGAGTGTGTGTGCACCTACTGAGCACAAACTAGGTAACTTAAAATGAAATTATTCTACATAACAAACTCAATCCACTGCATTAGAGTGGAAGGCTTGAACCATTTCCCCCTCCCGTCTTTCTAAAAGTTCCTACATTAAGATTTTAGACTCTAAGAGGAATGCAGCAAATAGGAGGATGAAAGAGGGTGCTGATGTGGATAGAGGTGTTAGAACTATTTGTTGCACAATCTTCTGCTAATTATGAGGCAttcaaaactatttttcctcatgtCTTCAAAACAGCAGAATTCAAATAGCTATTAAGAAAACAATTAAACCACAGTTGTTGGCTGCTCAGATCTCATTAATTCTCATTATTCATCCCCTTTGAGTTTGTTGGTATGTGTCTTCTCTAGCCATCCACATAAACATCTCTACTGCTCTAATCCTACTTAATTCTACAGTTGATCCTCTCTTGCGATTTCGTTGATTTATTGGCTACATTCATGCCCATCTTTATTCAGTGTCCTGTCTAGCTAATCCCATCTCCACTGTTCTGATTGGTCTGTCTTCTGACCATTATGCTTCTCATTGCTAgccatctccattaccctgactggtcattattctccttgaccgtATTGTTTACTTTCGCCAGTCATCTCCATTTCTTTTGCAAATATTTAAGGGGTCATTATAAAACCGTCCGCCGAAGTTCCACTGGTCAGGTTGCCGACAGTGCAGCCGACCTTCCCGCAGGCTCAACGGATAAAGGCCTACAGCATTttcgctggctcataatagaaccAGTGGcagtgctgtagtgcgtagggtgcaaagCAACTAGTGAACTTAGCAACGGGACTGGCTAGGGGgctcctgcgctgcccatgccaaatgaATGGACAGTGCAGGCTCCCTCTAgggcaccctgcaccctgtctctgccagccttataAATGCTTGCAGagagggggggtcgtaatccccagggcggcgttgattgcagcgctgccctggcagattaggactgccagtccCTCCTTTGGAGGAAAactggaggtggtggcggtccaaccgcggCACGAACACCACGGTCGTTATGTGGTAGTCAGACCACAgccaaagcggtcggaccaccgctttggtggcggtcagaccgcccgcCGCCGCAACCCTGGCAGTCCGaacactgccagggtcgtaatcaggctctcAGTCATTGCTTGCCTGACATCATGATGATTTCCATCTAGCAGTCTCCATCAATATCTCTCCTGATCTCAATTATACACATTAGACACAGTATGCCCTCTCTGGTTACCTCCTAAACTGCCTCTACTGCTGCCACTGGCCTCCCATATGAATAGCAAAGTGCGTTCCGTCCAGCCGGCTTTATCACCATTTTTGCTTCTGTCATTGTCTTCTTTCTTGCCTGTCCCAATGTATTTCTCCATTAGCCATGGCAATCAGTTTCTTTACTACTCTTCTTGTTGCAGGCCATCTTGTCCAACATGAAGGTAGAGTGCAAGTGCCACGGCGTCTCAGGATCTTGTGAAGTGCGCACATGCTGGAAGGTCATGCCACCTTTCCGCAAGGTGGGCAATGTACTGAAGGAGAAGTTCGAGGGTGCAACGGAGGTCCAGCAGCAGAAGGTGGCTACCCGCAAGCTTCTAGTGCCCAAGAGTGCCCACTTCAAGCCCTATACCATGCAGGATTTGATCtacctgtcacccagcccagacttCTGCCACCAGGACCCTAGAAATGGggtcccaggcaccacaggccgcCGCTGCAACCGCACCTCACCCGCCACTGATGGATGTGAACTGATGTGCTGTGGTCGGGGCTTCCACACAGCTGagactgaggtagtggagcgcTGCAGTTGCACCTTCCGCTGGTGCTGCTCTGTCAAGTGTAAGCAGTGCCGCAACATTGTGCAGGTGCACACATGCCGGTGAACCGGTGACTGCAGAAAGGAGAAAGGCACAGGGGCAGAAGACAGTAAGTGGAAAGTATGGGGACTGAAGatcagaagaatgcaaagagaacTGGAGAATGCTAGGGTCTACCAAGGCGTGTGGGGATTTTGGGGGTTATCAGGACTGGGAGAGGCCCAGTGGCTATTTCGGTAACTTGAAGGTGTAAAACAATTGTAGGGTGCTGAAGGGTTTAATAGTATGGGAGCAAATTGGTGGGGGGTGCCAAAATGGATCCTTCATATTGACTGTATGTCTCTAAGGAGTCCACCAGAAAGGGAAACTCAGAGTGACATGTAATTAAAATTGAATTCATAGGGCTCTGGCATGCCAATAACAGGTCTCAAATTTTAGCTGGGTATCTGGAATGCCTAGGAACAGTAGGATCCAACTGACCTACAGTTAAAAGGGATATTTGAGGGCCACAGTATTTGGTCCTAAATACTGACTGAGTACCCCAAAGGAGCCCCCAAGAAGATCAGTGTTCTGTAGTTAAATGATGTATTCAAGAATCCCCAAGATTCCTGTCCCATAAATTCACTTGATGCATCAATGTGTCTCAGAGAATGGGAATGTTCTGTATTGTATTTCAGAGGACTACAAGGCTAGATACCACAGATTAGCTGAAAACCCGAACAAATGTCCAAGTGTAGTACAGTTAATTTAAGTCACTGGTCAATCTCTAAGAATTGGTACCTGAAAGCAGCAGACCAggacagggtggtgggggggtataTCGGCAGAGTCCCAAGAACTGGAAGCATTTTACATTTAGCAGGAGTAGTCGTAACACATTAATGGGTCCCATTGTTTGTCTGGGCATTCAGGCAAACCTCATGAGAATGTCAGAGACTTACATTTAAAGGGCATATTTGAGGATTGCCAAAATGGGTCCCATCAGTGTATCTGACAGAGCCCTAGGGTTAAGAGAATGGCACTGCCCTGTAGGTGCGCTGTCTTATGAGAAGTGTCAAGAACTGGAATTGTAGATTGATTAGTTACAGTCCACGAGTTCTCAATAATATAAGCCTTAGGGTGCTGTACCTCCTAAGCACCACAAATGGTAGGCATTTGAAGAGTCCAAATATATGGGCCCAGTCAGGTAGTCCAAATAAGTATGCAAAATGCTCCTTTGGTAAGATACAGTGGATCCCCAAGATTGTAAAGCCGTGGATAACCTGAAATTGAGACAGCAGACTAGATTAAAGAAGAGACAACTGAAAATCTATATGAAATGTCCACCTGGTGTTGTAAATAATTGGGGAGTCTGTAATGATTTGAAGACTAGGAGGTTTTATGGGGAAACCAAAGCCTGGGATTGTGTTTCACCAATTGAAGAAGGACCAGGACTTAGAGACCACTGAAAAAAGAGTGTAATTTGAGTATTGATGTATACAAGGAAGGACCCTATATGGTTCCAAAACCCCAGACCCTGGAAAGAGGGGAACAGGGAGAATGATCTGATTGGAGGAAAACGATGGTAGGAAAAGCCTAGCAGCTCATGCTTCTCTCACAGGAATCAGAGACCGCATCAGTAACATGATAAGCCAACTCTTCCACTAAACACCTGGAAGAAGCAGTGTACAAAGGAAAAATACACTGCCACCGAATCCCAAAAGAACATGAAAATGGATATAAAAATGATATGAATAATTGTTGAATATTAATTACTGTAAATGACAGAGGCAGCATCAAACCCTTatgatatataaaaataaggtccCACTACCTGATCAACTACAGCTATCCAGCTTGCCCCTCAATAGACACACTGACACAGTTCATAGAAACAGTACCAAGAAAGGAAGGTGGGTACACTTACAAAAGCAGGAGTAGCAGCATTCTCAAGAAAGATGGGTGCAAACACTCTACATAAAGAGGCCAGCcacaaaaaacatgaaatatatgcatagcacacaaagcacattccaagggtgctggcgggGAGGGCTGCACTGGCCACAAcatagcactgcctttccaccagcctttccatggcaatgcaaccgacatggaaaggcttgcagaaaggggagtcgtgatcagcacggcagtgccaaactcggcaccactgtg
Protein-coding sequences here:
- the LOC138247204 gene encoding protein Wnt-4-like; its protein translation is MESVKRGAEMAIEECQHQFYNRRWNCSTLDGVQVFGKLIMQGTRESAFVHAMASAGVAFAVTRACTRSELEKCGCDRKVRGISPEGFQWSGCSDNLSYGIAFSQSFVDNPERSRGVFSSRALMNLHNNEAGRRAILSNMKVECKCHGVSGSCEVRTCWKVMPPFRKVGNVLKEKFEGATEVQQQKVATRKLLVPKSAHFKPYTMQDLIYLSPSPDFCHQDPRNGVPGTTGRRCNRTSPATDGCELMCCGRGFHTAETEVVERCSCTFRWCCSVKCKQCRNIVQVHTCR